The following coding sequences lie in one Rutidosis leptorrhynchoides isolate AG116_Rl617_1_P2 chromosome 4, CSIRO_AGI_Rlap_v1, whole genome shotgun sequence genomic window:
- the LOC139842376 gene encoding putative multidrug resistance protein, with product MAKKGGMFHFADGVDKLLMLFGTIGCIGDGLMSPLTMIILSGIINDYGGGDPSFSYHVVNKYAFRLLVLAVGVGSAAFLEGICWTRTAERQTSRLRMEYLKSVLRQEVGFFDTQVGSSTNFEVITAISCDAQSIQEVMADKIPNCLAHLSGLVFSVVVAFILSWRLALASLPFAFMFVVPVLGIGSLLKGLAMEQKDAYDKGGGVADQAISSIRTVYSYVGEQQMIDKFSIALEASLKLGIKQGFTKGLMIGSMGMIFVAWAFVAWVGSYLITEKGESGGKVFVAAICVIMSGLSAMSALPNVPFISDAIAATSRMFEMISRIPLIDSEKVKGKTIPSVRGDIEFRRVEFSYPSRPDTLILQGLNLRVKAGQTVGLVGGSGSGKSTIISLLERFYDPNRGDIFLDGHRIKSLQLKWLRSQMGLVNQEPVLFATSIKENILFGKEGVSTELVELAAKKANAHDFIIKLPDAYDTQVGQFGIQLSGGQKQRIAIARALLKEPKILLLDEATSALDSESERVVQDALDQASVGSTTIIVAHRLTTIRKADKIVVLQAGKVIESGSHDELMRENGAYYQMVQLQQSTTSNETPNSPQTPVSRRFYNAQTPITPRTPISTRSSYQNSPISPFSPAVSFSMAHSVQMYSYEDSDDETFDVILDPKPSQWRLLQMNASEWKRAVLGCLGAGGFGAISPIHSYCLGSVVAVYFLPEKSKVKSETAFYCFVFVTLGVVCFITSLLQHHNFAVMGERLTKRVREKMLENVLTFEIGWFDCDKNTSASVCSRLATEASLIKSLVGDRISLLLQVFISAFLAFLLSLIISWRVALVMMSVQPLLIASFFSKSVLMKNLSSKAKKAQNEGTQLASEAVVNHRTITAFASVERIMRLYAQTLKGPRKQCVKQSWFSGMGLFISQFVTTAAIALAFWYGGREMNNGKVTSKEMFQVFFILMTTGKNIADAGSMSSDLSKGGGAVRSALAVLDRKTEIDPNDQEGLIVTNIKGDIELKKVYFSYPARPDQMIFQGLSLKIEAGKTIALVGQSGSGKSTVIALIERFYNTMTGCVLIDGRDLKNYNLRNLRSRIALVSQEPTLFGGSIRHNIVYGKDEVSEAEIKKAAKLSNAHEFISSMKDGYETYCGERGVQLSGGQKQRIALARAILKNPAILLLDEATSALDSVSENLVQEALEKMMVGRTCVVVAHRLSTIQNADSISVIKNGKVVEQGSHTELLSMGSNGAYHSLIKLQHL from the exons ATGGCAAAAAAAGGTGGGATGTTTCATTTTGCAGATGGCGTAGATAAACTTCTTATGTTATTTGGTACAATAGGTTGCATTGGAGACGGGTTAATGTCTCCTTTGACAATGATTATCCTTAGTGGAATTATTAATGATTATGGAGGCGGTGATCCTTCTTTTTCATATCACGTGGTGAATAAG TATGCATTCAGGCTGCTCGTCCTTGCAGTTGGTGTTGGATCAGCAGCTTTCCTTG AAGGAATTTGCTGGACCAGAACAGCCGAAAGACAAACATCGCGTCTCAGGATGGAATACTTGAAATCGGTACTTAGGCAAGAAGTTGGTTTCTTCGACACACAAGTTGGTTCTTCCACCAACTTTGAAGTTATTACAGCAATTTCATGTGATGCTCAATCGATTCAAGAAGTCATGGCTGATAAG ATTCCGAACTGTCTGGCCCACCTATCGGGACTTGTATTCAGTGTAGTAGTCGCCTTCATACTTTCATGGCGACTGGCTCTGGCTTCGCTTCCTTTCGCCTTTATGTTCGTCGTTCCCGTTTTAGGAATCGGGTCGTTACTAAAAGGTCTAGCAATGGAGCAAAAAGATGCCTATGATAAAGGTGGTGGGGTTGCAGATCAGGCGATCTCGTCAATACGTACTGTTTATTCGTATGTTGGTGAACAACAAATGATTGATAAATTCAGCATTGCCCTTGAAGCGAGCTTGAAACTCGGGATTAAACAAGGGTTTACAAAGGGTTTGATGATAGGAAGCATGGGTATGATTTTTGTGGCTTGGGCTTTTGTTGCTTGGGTCGGAAGTTATCTTATTACTGAAAAAGGAGAAAGCGGTGGAAAAGTTTTCGTTGCAGCAATCTGTGTCATCATGTCAGGCCT GTCAGCTATGAGTGCACTGCCTAATGTACCGTTCATTTCAGACGCAATAGCCGCTACATCAAGAATGTTCGAAATGATTTCCCGAATTCCTCTCATAGATTCTGAAAAAGTCAAAGGTAAAACAATACCATCCGTAAGAGGTGATATTGAATTTAGACGCGTTGAATTCTCATACCCATCAAGACCCGACACCCTGATTCTTCAAGGACTCAACCTACGAGTCAAAGCCGGTCAAACAGTTGGTCTTGTGGGTGGCAGCGGGTCAGGAAAGTCAACAATCATCTCTTTACTTGAAAGATTTTACGACCCGAATCGTGGAGACATATTTCTTGATGGACACAGAATAAAAAGTCTTCAACTTAAATGGTTAAGATCTCAAATGGGCTTAGTTAACCAGGAGCCCGTACTATTCGCAACATCGATAAAAGAAAACATACTTTTCGGTAAAGAAGGTGTTTCAACCGAACTCGTTGAGCTCGCAGCTAAAAAAGCAAACGCACACGATTTTATTATTAAATTACCCGATGCTTACGATACTCAAGTGGGTCAATTCGGGATTCAATTATCGGGAGGACAAAAGCAACGAATCGCTATAGCACGTGCGTTACTTAAAGAACCGAAAATTCTTTTACTTGATGAAGCAACAAGCGCGTTGGATTCAGAATCCGAACGAGTTGTTCAAGACGCGTTAGATCAAGCGTCAGTAGGAAGTACAACGATCATCGTAGCACATCGTCTTACAACAATACGCAAAGCCGATAAGATTGTAGTTCTACAAGCAGGTAAAGTAATCGAATCGGGTTCACACGACGAATTAATGCGCGAAAACGGGGCTTACTACCAAATGGTGCAGTTGCAACAATCAACAACTTCGAACGAAACACCAAATAGTCCGCAAACACCGGTTTCTAGAAGATTCTATAACGCCCAAACACCGATAACACCAAGAACGCCTATCAGTACGAGATCGAGCTATCAAAATAGCCCGATATCCCCTTTTAGCCCGGCGGTTTCGTTTAGTATGGCCCATTCGGTACAAATGTATTCGTATGAAGATAGTGACGATGAAACATTCGATGTTATTCTAGATCCGAAACCGTCACAATGGCGTTTGCTGCAAATGAACGCGTCCGAATGGAAACGGGCCGTTCTCGGGTGCCTAGGTGCGGGTGGTTTCGGTGCTATATCACCGATACATTCTTATTGTTTAGGATCGGTGGTCGCGGTTTACTTCTTACcagaaaagtcaaaggtcaaatcgGAAACGGCGTTTTACTGTTTCGTGTTTGTAACCCTAGGAGTTGTTTGTTTCATTACAAGCTTGCTTCAGCATCATAACTTTGCGGTTATGGGCGAGAGGTTAACGAAGAGAGTACGAGAGAAAATGCTCGAAAACGTGCTCACTTTTGAAATCGGATGGTTCGATTGCGACAAGAACACGAGCGCATCCGTATGTTCTCGTCTCGCAACCGAAGCCAGTCTGATTAAATCGCTCGTTGGTGATCGAATATCTTTACTTCTTCAAGTTTTCATCAGCGCGTTTCTTGCATTTCTGTTATCGTTGATAATTAGTTGGAGAGTTGCTCTTGTGATGATGTCGGTACAACCGTTACTCATTGCTAGTTTCTTCTCGAAATCTGTTTTAATGAAAAACTTGTCGTCTAAAGCGAAAAAGGCGCAAAACGAAGGAACTCAATTAGCAAGTGAAGCAGTCGTGAATCATAGAACAATCACCGCGTTTGCTTCTGTAGAACGGATCATGAGATTATACGCGCAAACGTTAAAAGGACCGAGAAAACAATGCGTTAAACAATCGTGGTTTTCAG GTATGGGTTTGTTCATTTCACAATTTGTGACAACCGCAGCGATAGCGTTAGCGTTTTGGTACGGTGGACGAGAAATGAACAACGGAAAAGTTACCTCAAAAGAAATGTTTCAAGTTTTCTTCATTTTGATGACAACCGGAAAGAATATCGCAGATGCCGGTAGTATGAGTTCAGATTTGTCAAAAGGTGGTGGTGCAGTTAGATCAGCGTTAGCAGTACTCGATAGAAAAACCGAGATCGACCCAAATGATCAAGAAGGTTTAATAGTTACGAATATTAAAGGCGATATTGAGCTTAAAAAGGTGTACTTTTCGTACCCTGCAAGGCCCGATCAGATGATCTTTCAAGGTTTGTCTTTGAAAATTGAAGCTGGGAAAACAATAGCACTTGTGGGTCAAAGTGGGTCGGGTAAGTCCACTGTTATCGCGTTGATCGAAAGATTTTACAACACGATGACGGGATGTGTACTTATAGACGGGCGAGATTTGAAAAACTACAATTTGAGAAACTTGAGATCGCGTATCGCATTGGTGAGCCAAGAACCGACTCTTTTTGGGGGAAGTATACGACATAACATTGTTTATGGTAAAGATGAAGTTAGTGAGGCTGAAATAAAGAAAGCAGCAAAGCTTTCCAATGCCCATGAGTTTATAAG
- the LOC139842377 gene encoding D-cysteine desulfhydrase 2, mitochondrial, with amino-acid sequence MLAVDIKGSNDHYAKPRGYLPTYTKTPNLCKLSLHMQGANTVYSNLQASVMKFTYQRNLSISSLKYDFHSQCTSINHQVICNSNSSVEEFSSKVLNRRWTLLNPDTKVHQINVSRVQTQHQCESIGNFRFSNNSRPSLGENLKEWRDDQSSFYIVRDDLLHPLVNGNKARKLDALFPLVEDHLGTHVVTCGGCQSAHAAAVAVSCAERGLKVDLLLRGEQPQVLTGYNLISMLYGNVTYVPRSLYAKRKEMLLSHADSLGGTIVCLDDLLEASFTNHNSMKSNFPNIEDRQASNLKKIVIINEGAGDAVALPGLVRLIQYLSQDHILGKDQPLKIVVDAGTGTTAVGLEIGALCLGLPWEVTAVMLADTIEGYRKQEESLISELCRCFDLRIKHTGIVNWVERRHPRKFGNVLKGEIEVCQRIAQETGVLVDPIYTLAAWELATQLSQEERKGGAKVVMLHTGGTLGMFGLAQRYKSYF; translated from the exons ATGCTCGCTGTGG ACATAAAGGGCTCGAATGATCATTATGCAAAACCACGAGGTTATTTGCCAACTTACACCAAGACTCCCAATCTCTGCAAATTATCGTTACATATGCAGGGGGCAAATACAGTTTACAGTAATCTTCAAGCAAGTGTAATGAAGTTTACCTATCAAAGAAACCTTTCAATTTCATCTCTAAAATACGACTTTCATTCACAATGCACTTCAATTAATCATCAG GTCATTTGTAACTCCAATTCAAGTGTAGAGGAGTTTAGTTCAAAAGTTTTGAATAGGAGATGGACATTATTGAATCCAGATACTAAAGTTCACCAAATAAATGTTTCAAGAGTACAAACACAACATCAGTGCGAATCAATTGGAAATTTTAGGTTTTCGAACAATTCACGTCCTTCGTTGGGTGAGAATTTGAAGGAATGGCGTGATGATCAGTCGTCATTTTATATCGTTCGTGATGATTTGTTGCATCCGCTTGTGAATGGTAATAAGGCGAGGAAACTTGATGCATTGTTTCCACTTGTTGAAGATCATCTAGGAACCCATGTG GTCACGTGTGGAGGTTGCCAAAGTGCACATGCTGCAGCTGTTG CTGTTTCTTGCGCTGAGAGGGGACTAAAGGTAGATTTACTTTTACGCGGCGAACAACCTCAAGTTCTAACTGGTTACAATTTGATCTCCATGTTATATGGAAATGTCACTTATGTTCCAAGGTCTCTATATGCCAAAAGGAAAGAAATGCTACTGTCACATGCTGACTCATTAGGCGGGACCATTGTATGCCTTGATGACTTACTCGAAGCTTCCTTCACAAATCACAACTCTATGAAGTCAAACTTCCCAAATATAGAAGACAGGCAGGCTTCAAATTTGAAAAAGATAGTAATTATCAATGAAGGTGCAGGAGATGCAGTTGCATTGCCTG GTCTGGTTCGCCTAATACAATACTTGTCGCAAGATCACATACTTGGAAAAGATCAACCCCTGAAAATTGTTGTAGATGCTGGTACCGGAACAACGGCCGTTGGTCTAGAAATTGGAGCGTTATGTTTAGG GCTCCCATGGGAAGTAACTGCAGTGATGCTGGCGGACACCATTGAAGGGTATAGAAAACAGGAGGAAAGTTTAATATCTGAATTATGTCGATGTTTTGATTTGCGTATTAAGCATACTGGAATTGTTAATTGGGTAGAACGTCGGCATCCAAGAAA ATTCGGGAATGTTTTGAAAGGGGAAATAGAAGTATGCCAACGAATTGCTCAAGAAACTGGTGTTTTAGTGGACCCCATATATACTTTGGCTGCATGGGAGCTAGCAACTCAACTTAGTCAAGAGGAGAGAAAAGGGGGAGCCAAAGTGGTGATGCTTCACACTGGTGGTACACTTGGCATGTTTGGGTTAGCACAACGATACAAGTCTTACTTCTAA